A genomic segment from Nicotiana sylvestris chromosome 1, ASM39365v2, whole genome shotgun sequence encodes:
- the LOC138870016 gene encoding uncharacterized mitochondrial protein AtMg00810-like: protein MGIYLKKGALTQVTTYCDSDWVAFPNTRRLVTGYVIKLGDSLVSWKSKKQQTVRRSSAEIEYKSIAAVTADIVWLVGLLKDLNMGVQEPMAVYTDSKAAMQIAANPIYHESTKHIE from the coding sequence ATGGGGATATATCTGAAAAAAGGAGCACTAACACAAGTAACTACCTATTGTGATTCAGATTGGGTGGCATTCCCAAACACAAGAAGGTTAGTGACTGGATATGTGATCAAGTTAGGTGACTCCTTAGTTTCATGGAAGTCTAAGAAACAACAAACAGTGAGAAGAAGTTCTGCAGAGATAGAATATAAAAGTATTGCAGCAGTTACTGCAGATATTGTATGGCTAGTAGGACTGTTGAAGGATCTTAATATGGGAGTACAAGAACCTATGGCAGTTTACACAGATAGTAAGGCAGCAATGCAGATAGCAGCTAATCCAATCTATCACGAAAGCACCAAACACATAGAATAG